Proteins from one Sabethes cyaneus chromosome 2, idSabCyanKW18_F2, whole genome shotgun sequence genomic window:
- the LOC128734466 gene encoding sarcolemmal membrane-associated protein → MVIINNRDEYLSFLKVPGVRMQTPVVSNNSSTPTTTLNRDTNLQQQQQQQQNQTNNNTTLVNNINNNNNGNGVTISNNNNNGLPGLAKAVLICRQNSHPFNNRTLFLEPHQEVKVGRSVARNRVSENNAIFDCKVLSRNHAVLWYSDGKFFIKDTCSSNGTFINNVRLSQTSTESEPYEVSSGDIVQFGVDVMENSRRETHGCIVATLKLFLPDGRETKASQSIGVGGQSTKIPPVDLYRLNQYIQEANQREQILETKLTSLQKMVEATKQNSALGWQAMIDEDRLLSRIDMLEKKLQYFQKGMTDDKLREEVLKLQDEKHQYQNSAKEALWKVHQERLEATHKLATIEKALCSSEDECSLLREQLNKTQLQLQEVTGRLDALQSQYDEKVASSEELLKLKESEVANLSHEINLLQEKISFYAFYASDEDEQQQQEYNDSAVSDWLLKSDIKKLEGSEDIIKAICNDAESEMNPDGKEINLEDSVMQLQRRILTLERNISLFIETDNRIENENEPNDNTSVTSSSTTSTATAPVAAVSVNANDNGPFEEAMEPLVKSGGEECDGNQNVSTTGSSNVNDSQQMPPSTTESILTTTITTVTTKDLQQKRSAGTKLSAHLSCELNQNVLRRNLKHIKSDCALLLRQVSRTNEDNRKNEENLVAKIKYDELEAELRALKQELGTRPQQDELEKKQRLCESLTEDLASMRIETEELRALNDRCHEEMNRLENELLQKKNVENEKISAMLQQEPTVPVLSDDAVGNTDVKCATKKENVPIPSVIDAETQTEPQEEEEEAPISSNIEEFDYEVDDEEDEDEKTETIDTTEIFVGQRLLDNSRTSLNNSSFGTSDSVTSYSHNINSSSYTSMICSESTPRMVDANIVKTYDSEIGEPNGTLAEQVEPVLLSITSMQQELELINHPDVQREEELIAFKEKYTHLTQENIRLNQQLQKLNDDFSRFKSKSLIKFLMYIAPFIVIVGYIMFNRVS, encoded by the exons ATGGTTATTATAAATAATAGAGATGAATACTTATCCTTCCTGAAAGTGCCAGGAGTAAGAATGCAAACTCCTGTAGTGAGCAACAATTCTTCGACGCCGACAACGACACTGAACCGGGACACCAACcttcaacaacagcaacagcagcagcagaatcAAACGAACAACAATACTACGTTAGtaaacaacatcaacaacaataacaacggtAACGGTGTGACTATcagtaacaataataataacggACTGCCTGGTTTGGCGAAGGCGGTGCTTATTTGTCGACAAAATTCACACCCGTTTAAT AATCGAACACTATTTCTTGAGCCACATCAGGAGGTGAAAGTCGGTCGCTCGGTAGCCAGAAATCGCGTTTCCGAAAATAATGCAATCTTCGATTGTAAAGTCTTGTCACGAAACCATGCCGTATTATGGTACAGTGATGGCAAGTTCTTTATCAAG GACACATGTAGCAGCAATGGCACGTTCATCAACAATGTCCGTCTCAGCCAGACGAGCACGGAATCTGAACCGTACGAGGTCAGTTCTGGCGATATTGTACAGTTCGGAGTGGATGTTATGGAGAATTCGCGACGCGAAACACATGGTTGCATAGTAGCTACACTAAAATTGTTTCTTCCGGATGGCCGAGAGACAAAAGCGAGTCAGTCGATTGGTGTCGGCGGTCAAAGCACCAAAATACCGCCAGTCGATCTATACCGACTTAACCAGTACATCCAGGAGGCAAACCAGCGGGAACAAATTTTGGAGACAAAGTTGACCAGTCTGCAAAAAATGGTTGAAGCAACAAA GCAAAATTCAGCTCTCGGATGGCAAGCTATGATTGACGAAGATCGGCTACTCAGTCGCATTGACATGCTAGAAAAGAAACTACAATATTTCCAAAAGGGAATGACTGACGATAAACTGCGCGAAGAGGTTCTCAAGTTACAAGATGAAAAACACCAATATCAAAATTCAGCTAAGGAAGCCCTGTGGAAAGTGCACCAGGAAAGGCTGGAAGCTACTCATAAGTTAGCAACGATCGAAAAGGCTTTGTGCAGCAGTGAGGACGAATGCTCTCTTCTGCGCGAACAACTGAACAAAACGCAACTGCAATTACAG GAAGTAACTGGAAGGTTGGACGCGCTACAGAGCCAGTATGATGAAAAAGTAGCATCCAGCGAGGAACTGCTAAAACTCAAAGAATCTGAAGTTGCCAACCTTAGTCATGAAATTAATCTGTTGCaagaaaaaattagtttttatgcG ttttatgCATCTGATGAGGATGAACAACAGCAGCAGGAGTACAATGATTCAGCAGTCTCCGATTGGTTGCTCAAGTCCGATATTAAGAAATTAGAAGGATCTGAAGATATTATTAAAGCCATTTGTAACGATGCT GAATCCGAAATGAATCCTGATGGAAAGGAGATCAATTTGGAAGATAGCGTGATGCAACTGCAGAGAAGAATTCTTACTTTGGAAAGGAACATTTCTCTCTTTATAGAAACTGATAATAGGATAGAAAATG AAAATGAGCCAAACGATAACACAAGCGTAACCTCTTCATCGACGACAAGCACAGCAACTGCACCTGTTGCTGCTGTTTCGGTGAATGCCAATGACAATGGGCCATTTGAAGAAGCGATGGAGCCATTGGTTAAAAGCGGTGGTGAGGAATGTGATGGCAATCAGAATGTGAGCACTACTGGTAGTAGTAACGTAAATGACTCTCAACAAATGCCACCGTCCACAACCGAATCGATCTTGACGACGACTATTACCACCGTTACAACGAAGGATTTACAACAAAAACGTTCTGCAGGAACCAAATTATCTGCACATTTAAGCTGCGAATTGAATCAAAACGTACTTCGAAGAAATCTCAAACACATCAAAAGCGACTGTGCACTTCTGCTACGTCAAGTTAGTCGAACAAACGAAGATAACcgcaaaaatgaggaaaacctGGTGGCCAAAATAAAATACGACGAATTAGAGGCAGAG ctACGTGCGCTCAAACAGGAACTGGGTACTCGTCCGCAGCAGGATGAATTGGAAAAGAAGCAACGACTTTGTGAAAGTCTTACTGAAGACTTGGCATCGATGCGAATCGAAACTGAAGAGCTCCGAGCCTTAAATGATCGCTGCCATGAGGAAATGAATCGTTTGGAAAACGAACTACTTCAAAAGAAAAATGTCGAAAACGAAAAGATAAGTGCAATGCTTCAACAGGAACCGACAGTCCCTGTGCTCAGTGACGATGCTGTGGGGAACACTGATGTCAAATGCGctacaaaaaaggaaaacgtgCCGATTCCTAGCGTTATTGATGCTGAGACACAAACTGAACCccaagaagaggaagaagaagcTCCGATCAGCTCCAATATTGAAGAGTTTGATTATGAAGTAGATGATGAAGAAGACGAGGACGAAAAAACGGAAACGATCGAtacaacagaaatttttgtcgGCCAAAGACTGCTGGACAATAGCAGGACTAGTTTAAATAACAGTAGTTTTGGTACCAGCGACTCTGTGACTAGCTATAGCCATAATATCAATAGTTCTAGCTACACTAGTATGATCTGCAGTGAATCGACACCACGAATGGTGGATgctaatatcgttaaaacttATGACAGTGAAATCGGGGAACCAAATGGGACTTTAGCAGAGCAAGTTGAACCAGTTTTGCTGAGCATTACTAGTATGCAGCAAGAGTTGGAACTTATCAACCATCCAGATGTTCAACGAGAAGAGGAACTGATAGCATTCAAAGAAAAGTATACCCATCTTACCCAAGAAAATATACGGCTCAATCAGCAACTGCAAAAGTTGAACGACGATTTTAGTCGATTCAAAAGTAAATCGTTGATAAAATTTCTAATGTACATAGCACCCTTCATTGTTATCGTTGGTTATATAATGTTTAATCGTGTATCATAA
- the LOC128738653 gene encoding uncharacterized protein LOC128738653, protein MSEKKMKQKELKRRNIIDSIRRIDEFLQNYDPDRDSQEVAIRMSRLDTLMETFESIQAEYETFDDTDEFIHLNTATRAKVEEQYFRVKGGLMSLVPPAVPAPIQPVSTVPIVSQFSGVKLPTISLPQFDGDLNDWLTFHDSFNSLIHSASEIPCIQKFQYLRSALKGDALKLIESLTITANNYAVAWESLLNRYSNKYLLKKKHLQAITSQPKPIGKSISSLRVVVEEFQRHVKILEQLNEPTAHWSSLLVQLLCARVDEQTLKDWEEFISADGDPTYTNLIEFLTKKIRTMESLSINADYSVPSTPNKHHFPAKHQRSSQGQPSSRIGSFAATENYLPACHACEHRHFLVKCPVFEKMSLKDKLQLVNTKKICSNCFRRDHFVRKCASKYACQICQRRHHTLLHPGFETTATVIENPNHGATHGQLPQHCPSSNVARCEIETVPAATDKIVSTNSVSDPGSINVFLSTVVLIVLDRYGREHLARAILDSASQCCLMSERLSQRLNLPQRRLNQPIFGVGESKVRATGLVSTEVRSRIGKFAVQIDCLILPKITTMLPAVTVKGDSWTIPEGIDLADPNFNVSQKIDLIIGAEHFYTFLKGGRIDLGKSYPMLIDSEFGWLVTGISSHETTHHTPICNISTLESLDRNIEKFWRIEELHTKVLSPTEQMCEDFFRDTVSRDNSGRYIVKYPKREDIFSKIGDSYSNALRRLESLERKLDRNEQLKERYHTFMSEFINLGHMREISQDEKKSLITCYLPHHPVVKESSTTTKVRGVFDASAKTSTGYSLNDALLVGPVIQDELYTIILRFRRYRIVLLADIEKMYRMIKIHPDDQFLQCVLFRFNKNHPVTEYVLTTVTYGLAPSSFLATRSLCQLAEDEGHLFPLAAKALKRDFYMDDFIRGEDSVESAIKLRREMSELLTRGGFRLRKFCSNSHEVLNDIPEEDLATQSNLTFDPEQTIKTLGISWEPSTDQFRFEVNVNMKDAPITKRHILSIIARLYDPLGLIAPIIVRAKIVMQQLWTLSLDWDEEVPAEIQTIWISFISDLPQLAEFRIERYAFETGDVQLHCFADASDVAYGACVYVRSDMGYGRIKVELLTSKSRVAPLKKRSIPRLELCAAKLAAQLVAKVGTALEIRLESIWCWSDSTVVLFWLRSPSPTWKTFVSNRVAEIQILTHGSKWRHVPGAENPADLVSRGMTVQQIIKSELWRHGPEWLQKDKTYWPEFQIPLAAPSDEILERKVTSLAIRIPPPPNPLITRFSLYHRMVRSIAYCLRFIKNSRKGTRESTIVLSLEEVKHSQTTLVKLVQAECYPNELRVLRRGQSVANQSTLKLLNPFVDSSGIIRVGGRLRLSNQPYETKHPILLPGTHHFTRLLLVSYHRKLLHGGISHTLAAVRNDFWPTCGRRAVRSTIWNCYRCTRADPRPIKQPVGQIPSPRITPSRPFASVGVDYCGPVYIKSRIRKGTAIKAYVAIFVCFCTKAVHIELVGDLTTAAFLSALRRFMARRGYPEHIYSDNATNFAGAKHELHALYQMLKPSKQNSIATNLATMGIQWHMIPPRAPNFGGLWEAAVKVAKRHLLRQVGASTLLQEDLETVLVQIEGCMNSRPLTTLSDDPNDLRALTPGHFLVGSSLQALPDPDLREVPTNRLSRYQFLQQKLQHFWYRWTSEYLKELQRQATVNPRKVDLKVDQVVILQDHQLPPIRWPLARIMELHPGQDGVVRVATVRTEAGIFKRPTSKLCLLPSALEGDNNKEETNLENKLSDLN, encoded by the coding sequence ATGTCggagaaaaagatgaaacaaaaGGAGCTGAAAAGACGGAACATCATCGATTCAATAAGGCGCATCGACGAATTCCTGCAAAATTACGATCCTGACCGAGATTCCCAAGAGGTAGCGATACGAATGAGCAGACTGGATACACTGATGGAGACTTTCGAGTCGATTCAAGCTGAGTATGAGACATTTGATGATACTGATGAATTTATTCATTTAAATACGGCAACCAGAGCAAAGGTAGAAGAGCAATATTTTCGAGTTAAAGGTGGTTTGATGTCGCTAGTCCCTCCCGCTGTACCAGCTCCAATTCAGCCGGTATCGACAGTACCTATAGTTTCGCAGTTTAGTGGTGTAAAACTTCCGACGATTTCTTTACCTCAGTTCGATGGGGACTTGAACGATTGGTTAACATTCCATGACTCATTCAATTCGTTAATCCATTCCGCTTCGGAGATTCCGTGTATCCAAAAATTCCAATACTTACGCTCAGCTTTAAAGGGAGATGCACTCAAACTGATAGAGTCGCTTACGATCACTGCAAACAATTACGCTGTTGCCTGGGAGTCCCTTTTGAACCGGTATTCAAACAAATACTTACTGAAAAAGAAGCACTTGCAAGCCATAACGTCCCAACCCAAGCCAATCGGAAAATCTATTTCATCCCTGCGTGTCGTGGTAGAAGAATTCCAGCGACATGTAAAAATTTTGGAACAACTGAATGAACCTACAGCGCACTGGAGCAGCCTGTTGGTTCAATTGCTTTGTGCAAGAGTCGATGAGCAAACACTGAAAGACTGGGAAGAGTTTATTTCTGCTGATGGTGATCCAACGTACACAAATCTTATCGAATTTCTTACCAAGAAAATCCGCACCATGGAATCACTATCCATAAATGCTGATTATTCTGTGCCATCCACTCCAAATAAACATCATTTTCCCGCAAAGCACCAAAGGTCATCCCAAGGTCAGCCTTCTTCCCGAATTGGAAGCTTCGCCGCGACGGAAAACTACTTACCCGCCTGCCATGCATGCGAACACCGACACTTCCTAGTTAAATGTCCTGTTTTCGAGAAAATGTCGTTAAAGGATAAACTCCAATTGGTTAACACAAAGAAGATTTGTAGTAATTGTTTCCGTAGGGATCATTTCGTTCGAAAATGTGCTTCCAAATATGCCTGTCAAATATGCCAAAGGCGTCATCACACTTTGTTACACCCTGGTTTCGAGACAACAGCGACTGTCATCGAAAATCCCAATCATGGCGCTACCCATGGCCAGCTTCCTCAACACTGCCCAAGTTCCAACGTTGCTCGATGTGAGATCGAGACGGTTCCAGCTGCAACTGATAAAATCGTTTCCACCAACTCAGTATCTGACCCCGGCAGTATTAACGTATTCCTATCGACGGTGGTACTCATCGTGTTGGATAGATATGGGAGAGAACATCTAGCCCGAGCGATTTTAGATTCTGCATCCCAATGCTGTTTGATGAGCGAACGACTCTCGCAACGATTAAACTTACCTCAACGACGTCTGAATCAACCAATCTTTGGCGTCGGCGAATCAAAAGTTCGAGCTACTGGTTTGGTTTCCACTGAAGTACGATCGCGAATTGGAAAGTTTGCAGTCCAAATAGATTGTCTGATTCTCCCCAAGATTACAACCATGCTACCTGCGGTCACTGTCAAAGGGGACAGTTGGACTATTCCCGAGGGTATTGACCTGGCAGATCCCAACTTTAACGTTTcccaaaaaattgatttgattattGGTGCTGAACACTTCTATACCTTCCTGAAGGGTGGCCGGATTGATTTAGGAAAATCATACCCTATGCTGATTGATAGCGAGTTTGGATGGCTCGTTACCGGAATATCGTCACATGAAACAACCCATCACACTCCGATATGTAACATTTCTACCCTAGAGTCACTCGATAGGAACATAGAGAAATTTTGGCGAATAGAAGAATTGCACACAAAGGTACTTTCCCCGACAGAACAAATGTGTGAGGACTTTTTTCGTGACACGGTTTCTAGGGACAATTCCGGGCGGTATATAGTGAAATATCCAAAAAGGGAGGACATTTTTAGTAAAATTGGTGATTCCTACTCTAATGCATTAAGGAGATTGGAAAGCCTCGAACGAAAACTGGATCGGAACGAGCAGCTTAAGGAAAGATATCATACGTTCATGTCAGAGTTCATTAACCTCGGGCATATGCGTGAAATATCTCAGGATGAAAAGAAATCTTTGATTACCTGTTACCTCCCTCACCACCCGGTCGTGAAGGAATCGAGCACGACTACCAAGGTGCGCGGCGTGTTCGACGCGTCGGCAAAAACCAGTACCGGATATTCCCTGAACGATGCACTTTTAGTTGGTCCTGTAATCCAAGACGAGTTGTATACCATTATTTTGCGCTTCCGACGGTACCGAATAGTTCTTTTGGCGGACATAGAAAAGATGTACCgcatgataaaaatacaccCTGATGATCAGTTTCTCCAATGTGTACTGTTTCGTTTCAACAAAAATCACCCCGTTACTGAATATGTCCTCACCACTGTGACGTATGGATTGGCACCCTCATCCTTCTTGGCGACACGATCGTTGTGTCAACTGGCTGAAGACGAAGGCCACTTGTTCCCTCTCGCTGCCAAAGCTCTCAAGCGAGATTTTTATATGGACGATTTCATCCGAGGAGAGGATAGTGTTGAGTCGGCGATTAAACTGCGCCGAGAGATGTCTGAGTTACTCACGCGAGGAGGTTTTCGTTTACGAAAGTTTTGTTCCAATTCCCACGAGGTCCTAAACGATATACCAGAGGAAGACTTGGCCACTCAATCCAATCTAACGTTCGATCCAGAGCAGACGATCAAAACTTTGGGAATTAGTTGGGAGCCTTCGACTGACCAATTTCGTTTCGAAGTCAACGTTAATATGAAAGACGCACCAATAACGAAACGTCATATCCTATCAATAATCGCGCGGCTTTACGATCCACTTGGTTTAATCGCACCTATCATCGTCCGGGCCAAAATAGTAATGCAACAACTGTGGACGTTATCGTTGGATTGGGATGAAGAAGTACCCGCTGAAATTCAAACCATATGGATATCCTTTATTTCTGATTTACCACAGCTTGCAGAATTTCGTATTGAACGGTATGCATTTGAGACAGGAGATGTGCAATTACACTGCTTCGCAGACGCCTCTGACGTGGCTTATGGggcatgtgtgtatgtgcgttcGGATATGGGCTACGGAAGAATCAAGGTGGAACTATTAACTTCCAAATCAAGGGTGGCGCCGTTGAAAAAACGCAGTATTCCGCGGTTGGAATTGTGCGCCGCTAAGCTAGCTGCTCAGCTAGTGGCAAAGGTTGGTACCGCTTTGGAAATCCGATTGGAGTCTATTTGGTGCTGGTCAGATTCTACCGTAGTATTATTTTGGCTGCGTTCCCCATCGCCTACCTGGAAAACATTTGTGTCAAATCGCGTGGCTGAAATCCAAATTCTAACCCATGGCTCTAAATGGCGGCATGTACCGGGAGCGGAAAATCCAGCTGATCTAGTTTCCCGGGGTATGACAGtccaacaaatcataaaaagCGAGCTCTGGAGACATGGACCAGAGTGGTTGCAAAAAGATAAAACTTATTGGCCGGAATTTCAAATCCCTTTAGCCGCCCCGTCTGACGAAATACTTGAGCGTAAGGTGACTAGTTTGGCGATCCGAATACCACCACCACCTAACCCTTTAATAACTCGATTTTCTTTATATCACCGTATGGTACGATCGATTGCTTATTGCCTTCGATTTATTAAAAACTCTCGTAAGGGAACGAGAGAAAGCACCATTGTTCTATCGCTAGAAGAAGTGAAACATTCACAAACCACACTGGTAAAATTGGTGCAAGCTGAGTGCTACCCGAACGAGCTACGAGTTCTCCGCAGAGGACAATCGGTTGCCAATCAGTCCACATTGAAGCTGTTGAATCCGTTCGTGGACTCGTCTGGAATTATTCGTGTCGGTGGTCGACTGAGACTGTCGAATCAACCTTATGAAACCAAACACCCTATTCTCTTACCTGGCACTCATCATTTCACCCGACTGCTGCTTGTATCATACCATCGTAAACTATTGCACGGAGGAATTTCTCACACACTCGCTGCAGTTCGAAACGACTTTTGGCCAACCTGTGGTAGAAGGGCCGTACGCAGCACAATTTGGAATTGTTACCGCTGTACCCGTGCCGATCCTCGCCCGATTAAACAGCCTGTTGGGCAAATTCCATCGCCTCGCATCACTCCAAGTCGGCCGTTCGCATCAGTTGGTGTAGACTATTGCGGACCGGTCTATATTAAATCCAGAATTCGCAAAGGTACCGCAATTAAAGCTTATGTTGCGATCTTCGTATGCTTCTGCACCAAAGCAGTACATATTGAGTTAGTCGGGGACTTGACTACAGCAGCTTTTCTCTCTGCTCTGCGGCGATTTATGGCACGTCGTGGCTACCCAGAACATATTTATTCGGATAATGCCACGAATTTTGCTGGTGCCAAACACGAACTTCATGCTCTCTACCAAATGCTCAAACCATCCAAACAGAACAGTATCGCTACCAATCTCGCAACGATGGGAATTCAATGGCACATGATTCCTCCTCGAGCTCCAAACTTTGGGGGGCTTTGGGAAGCCGCTGTAAAGGTGGCAAAAAGGCACCTGCTTCGTCAAGTTGGAGCAAGTACATTACTTCAGGAGGACCTTGAAACGGTGTTGGTGCAAATTGAGGGGTGCATGAACTCGCGCCCTTTGACGACGTTATCAGACGACCCTAACGACCTGCGAGCTCTTACCCCAGGGCACTTCTTGGTGGGCTCATCACTACAGGCGCTTCCGGATCCGGACCTTCGGGAGGTTCCTACCAATCGTTTGAGCAGATATCAGTTTCTTCAACAAAAACTACAGCATTTCTGGTACCGCTGGACATCCGAGTATCTCAAGGAGTTACAACGTCAAGCTACCGTCAACCCACGTAAAGTCGATCTGAAGGTCGATCAAGTGGTTATTCTCCAAGATCATCAGCTTCCTCCAATTCGCTGGCCGTTAGCCCGCATAATGGAATTGCATCCAGGACAAGATGGTGTAGTGCGTGTTGCGACCGTACGTACTGAGGCTGGTATTTTTAAACGGCCCACTTCGAAGCTGTGTCTACTACCGTCGGCGTTGGAAGGCGATAATAATAAAGAAGAAACAAACTTAGAAAATAAGTTAtcagatttaaattga